CAAACAACATAAAAAGTTacattatatatgtatatatagtattCGAATACATAACATTATTGACAGAAGCCATAGCCATAAAAGCTTCTAatcttttaactaataaaaccCATTATTCCATTATTTCTTGCAAACAATTCCATATCCAGCAGAAGCCCCACGGGTGCAATCAAGAGTTAGATATTCAGTCACAGATGTCATCTCCTGGTTGGAACTATTTTCCGGCGAGTATAAACAAGTTAAGCAATTTGCAGAAAGAAGTTCGGTGGTCCTATACTTGTCTTCACCACCAACAACAGGCATTGCCACACCGGGTTTCGCCGGGTTCTGGAAATCCAGCTGGTAAGTCCTGCCGAGCACCCCATCCACCTTAGGTGAAAGGGCAAAGAACCTAAACTGAACTTCCAAGTGAGCAAAGCAATCATCAGATGGTACTTTGTAGTTATGGATTTTATCATCTTCTTTTGTCACAGGAACCACATTCACCATAATCTCTGCACTATCTTTCAATGTTACAATCACACTGTTCTTATTTGCAACTCTTTCGACTTTCACATCCTTTTCAGGTGAATACCAACTGGACAAAGCCCCTTCTGGGACAATTAAATCCTCCCTATTGTAACTGAACTTTAAATGGTCCACTTCATCGTTCCATGTTGCAGCTTTGATGGCTTCAAGGGAGAAAGAATGAGTGTTGAATAAGATCCCAAGCGCTTGAATCCAAGTGAAGTCCCTGGTTCGACCAGCGGGACGATGGCCGATGAAGCGACCGTTGATTTGGAGATTGGTATCGGACACCAAGCTGAAATGCTCATTGCTCTTTCCATGGAAATAAAACACAATGCCATCACCACCAATGAAACGAGGATCGTAACAAGCTGATCCAGGACCATTACAGTCTGGTTTACGATCTAAAATCAagaaccaaaaccaaaaaaagagaaattaattGAACATTCATATAAGTTTGGAGCAGCAATAGGTGAAACTTACGTTTACAATAAGATTTGCAGACGGGTGAATCACAGTTAACATGACAGACTTTAGCTTTGTAATTGCCATAGCTAGTGCTTGGACATTCATAGGGACATTCTATGTATTTTCCATAGCATCGGCTTCTTGGATTACTGCAATACACAGAATCTGCTTTTGTTTGAATCAGAGCTGGCACAAAGACGagcaaaatgataaaaatagagCTGCTTCTTAGAATCTCCATTATAAGAAAAGATTATGATCCAAATGATGCAAGAACACTTGGTTTTATCgtctctatttatagaattCAAAACTGCTAGGTTTGCTTGTATTGTATgtcttcttttcatttctttaattgttttaatgctTGAAATGTCATCTAAATTTTCAGTAAGTTTCAAGCATGAAGGTACCTTTTATCTCtggaattaaaatatactatttgtttccatttttgaAGGGTTGAAGCAACTATATTCTTCTACTAGTTTaatctctaattcaattcatcatCTTACTTccaccccccccccctttttcttttacattgaTGTTTGATATCTGTACTTGATAGAGGGGGAAGTCAGAACTTTTCTGGAAGGACTGAATtggaattataattttttgagtgagttaaaaatgtaattccgttattatataaacataaaattttacaaatttgaatggattaaattataaacttttatttttagagagaacataatttaattttaaattttaaattaaaaaaaaatcaaactataaatttatcaataaattaatttaactttacaAATACTCAAAGAATTAAAGGggaaatttttcattatttgggCCAGACCTTGGCTGCCCCCTCTAGCTTCACCATGActttatatgtatgtacatatatatatatatataagggttaatataatatttatattaaaatattgttaaaaatatttatattaaaaattattgaaaagcacacctatatcaaatattaatgaGGAAATATAtacttctattaaaatttagtaaaaattaaatgtacCTACATAAAGAAACATAGCCGTCAATCTAATGTTATTTTGCCACTTCGTTTAATGACTTGCAATGGCAAAGTGTATTTTGAGAATAAATCTATACAATATGCCCCTTTGCTTCGTTCCAAGAAAGTGTGCAACATTTCTTTAATTGAAGCTCAAGCTATTATGGCATAATATACTTCCAAATACATTGTATATTCTATTTCCttttggtattatgtatgtttgttttatgataTATGTTCCAGATTCAGAGTTCATGATTATTActctcaataatattatttctaagatttaaattttgtatattctttaaTTGAAAGTCGGAATGTTACCTTCAACTCAATTTTCCTTTGGTTATCTTTTtatcctaattttattttaaaatatttaagggtCAAGAAAACccttaataaaaaatgaaaaaaaatttaattgagcTCTTATAAAAATGTGCACCGTGTTAACCGTTAGCTTCTATTGGTGTGGCTAATGGAACTAATGTGCGCGCACCACGTGTAAAATTGTTGATgtggaaaacattaaaatctGACATGAAAATTCACTTATTACCAACCgttggaaaaatataaaaggtaaagtaaaaacccaaaatcaatatAGCATGTTAAATCTGAAAAGGATATCCAAACTTCTAAAagatattctaaaattttgtaaaaccCTAAATCGAGAAAGTGTTAAATATtgcattgaaaaaaaaaaagaaatctggTAAAATGTTGCTTGCTTAACCCTTCGAAATAGTAGAAAcgaaattttatatgtaatgcCCAAAATGTCTtatctttggtttgataaattCGTCATATTTAAGtatttgctttagtggttaagtatTTGTAACACCCGAAACTCGACTTAGATATTAAGACTAAGTCTAAAGAGTTACATTAACGTTATTAGGAAAATCAACTTTTACAAACACAGTTAAAAACCGTCTAACAGATTATAAACATTCATAAAAACCTAGTCgataattcaaaaatcttagAAAGTCATAATATGAAGAAAATACTgaaattattgataatataAAAAGGGTGGTAAAGCAGAATGACCGAACTTCCATTATGCCGACCTAATTAAGACTGTGAGTTACCTGTAATTTTGagaactcagtgtgtaactgaTATAAATTCAATTGGAAGCATAACTATAACAGTAAATTTCTAAGCTCATATTCACATCAGAATCAGAGGATATCCAGTACAGCCTTAACAAATCAGATGAATGGCAAAATAATTCAAGTTCAGATATAGAACATATTAGAAACATATGCAGTTTTCCTAcccccatctgctacacaccatgtCCGACAAACCCAATACATTGTTAAGGGAATTTAATACCcatccagccctacacaccacatagtgtcGGTCCGACACGTTCAACGTGATTGTAGACTAGCTGCTAGATCAAATTGCGATAAAACGCCAGATTCACATATAAATTGTGGCTTAGCCACTAAACAAGAATAGATCACTTCCTCCTTTACACAATTCTCATCCCATGCAAATGCAAATTACGGATGTCAAATATCAAGAACGTACACATAGTTATTCAGATACAGTTCATAGTCAGGTAGTACAGATCAATATCATAATAGTCATTACAATCAGTATACATTTATATAGTAAACTACTCATGCTCAGATCACTAGATAACACCTATACGGTCtaattcaaaatatatgtaCACTACGGAAGGCATTCGCGCCAGATGATGCTTATGGCCCCCATGGAAAAATCCCATTTCTaacccacacgcccgtgtggtttCACATGGCCTAAATGATTGGCCTGTATGGCCCCACACGGCTTGACTCATGCCTGTGTCATTTTCCCGTGTAGTCCTTAATGGAAAACAGTGAGTCACATGGCTTggacacacactcgtgtctaTGGCCTGTGTGGTCCTTAATGGAAAACAGtaagtcacacggcctggatacacgcccgtgtccctGGCCCGTGTGGTTCCTAATGGCAAATAGTGAGccacatggcctggacacacggcctaccacacggccgtgtgacgcacacggcctaccacactgtgtggcacacggccgtATGACGTCTACAATAAAGGTTTTCAGTGTCTGAATTTCGCAAAGAGTCGGGTTCTTGGTACGCACTTGAAGAAATTTCGAAGTCGGAACAATGTAGAAAACTTCCGAAGCCTAAACGATCATTCAGTAACTTAATTAACAACTCAGTTGAACTAAGACACTAAATCATAGTTGAACTAAAGTACGTCAAAAACTTCAACACAAAAACCCTGAAACATAAAAAAGTCACTTACCAACGATCGTTTATCCcctaatagaaattaaattgtcGGAGGAACACTCCTCTCAGGATCTTTTCCTAACGGAAGTAAAACAAGCAATTAACGAGAACTCGAGAAACCCTTACAGTAACATTCAAACTCACAATGCAACGACGAAAATAAACGAAAATGGgaaccaaaacaaaagaaaatcatgCACAACTTTTCAATCGAAATAATGAACAACACAGCGACCTCGATTTAACCCGCTAGTAAAGTTATCAAGACAATCAACAAgggaaagaaaggaaagaaaaggaagaagaataaaatgtaaaagaaaaatgaaaaggaaaaagaggaagaaagaacgtcaaataatttttaaaaaaataaaaaaataaaactaacaaaagATTTACAACATTTAACAAATGACACACAAAACTATTTCTCAATTAACTGCGTAGGGACTCGAACACAGGATCAGAGAGTAAACAACTACTTAACCAGTGAATAAACTTAAACACAGGCTCGTTCTTAACACAATTTATCAAAGAAATAAACTTAAGTCAATGACTCAAGAGTAGgggttaattttaaacaaaacagCAAAACTTCCTAAGAACTCAGTTCAAACCCCTAACCTTAAACACATACACAATGCACATAGCCACAATTACAAAGATTTAATTACAACTGAATTCAACAGTCAGACATTCAAATTTTTGGGGAGTTATCAACTTTatccccctaaaagaaatttcgacctcgaaatttacctgactTAAATAGATAAGGGAATTTATGACGGATGGACTCTTCAGGTTCCCAAGTGGGTTCCTCAGTGCTATGATTCTGCCACAACACTTTAACCAGAGGAACAAATTTCTTTCTCAGTATCTTGATGTCTTGATCCAGAACCCGAATAAGTTTCTTCTCAAAGACAGACCTGATTGTAACTCAATCTCCTCAATGGGAACAATGTACGAAGGATTAGATCGATACCGTCTCAACATCGAGACGTTAAACACATTgtgaatttgaataactcggGATCAATGAATctcgggctcaacttgcccttacatCGCGGGCTCATTGATAGGAAACAAGTCCGACACGTTTCAGTATACGGTAAGGTCCAATAAATCtggggctcaacttgcccttacgtcCAAATCGGAGAACCTTTTTTCCCAAAGACACCTTTAGGAACACCTGATCACCTACATAAAACTTAatatcttttctctttaaatctgCATAAGATTTTTGTCGATCAGAATCGACTTTAAGGTGGTTTTGGATCAGCTTGACAGTATTCTAAGTCTCAGAATCTAGCTTGGGACCCAAAACCTGACGTTCAACTAATTTAGTCCAACATTGAGGAGCATGACACTTACGACTATAcagagcctcgtaaggtgccctCTGAATACTAGACTGGAAGTTGTTATTGTACGCAAACTCAGCCAGTGATAGAAAATCCTCTCAACTGCCACAAAAATCAATGACACAACCTCGAAGCATAACCTCCAGAATTTGAAAAACTAGCTCACACTGTCCATCGGTCTAAAGGTGATACGCAGTATGAAATCAAGTTGAGTGCCCAATGCCTCATGAAGCTTCTTCCAATATCGAGACGTAAAGCGTGGGTTGGAGATTATGAAAATCAGCAATTAGGCTGGTAGCCTCGATGGGATTTCTTCTGTAAAGAATTTCCTTCCGTTATCATCTCTGAAGAAGAACAATATATGCATAATAATTGGTTCTCTTGTTGCAGCTGTAATTGCAGTGGTGTTCATCGGATTTTGCTGTTGTTGCCTACTGATGCGGAAGTCTAAAGCTAATCATTAAGGACATCACTTACACGAAAACTCTCaaacaatgactaaaatgtcCATGGAATCAAAAAAGAGTGGAACGACAAGCTGCATCTCATCAGCTTCCTCGAGTTTCAGTCGGTTCTTCAGCTTCCAAGAAATCCTTGATGCTACCAACAAATTTGATGAGAGTCTACTTCTAGGAGTTGGTGGTTTTGGAAGGGTCTACAGAGGAATGCTTGAAGATGGGACTAATTGTGCTGTCAAAAGAGGTAACTCGAGATCCGAACAAGGCTTTGTTGAATTTATGACTGAAATTGAAATGCTATCTAAACTTCGTCACCGTCACCTTGTCtctgtaacaacccggttttgaccgtaatcgaaatagtggtttcgggaccacaaatctgaattagaaaaaaaatattttatatatatatatattattttctgtgttcattatgtgtgaatttactagtgtgaaaatttcgtgcttTAATTTTGCCGTTTGAGtgtcgaattaaataaaaggattaaatcgcgtaaaataaaaatttaggggttaaagcTAAAAGTATCTATTTGTTGTTGCCTTTTTATTTGGAAGGTTTAAACATGAAATTAGACCACTAAATAGTTAGTGGATGGCTAAGGACAAAactaaccttattatatatataagttatatttatttaaataaggctaaattagtaatttagaaatattataatatatgatagttaaaaacataaaaaaaaaacatgagatTATCATCTTTCTTAGCCGAAACCAAGAAGGAAGAAAGCCATTAAAGCCTAGTGAAGTTTCGACCATATACAAGCTTAAATTCAAGGTTcgttttgttcggtttttgataatttttacgtttttgagatcgctgctttgtgttcttcaaaacccatgttttaattttgtgaattgttgatgattttgaaatgtgccattgatgaattcttggactttgtgatagttgatgatgaaaaatgaaagatatgtgatagattaatatgttttgtattagaatttttagtgaaatggagtaaatagggctaaattatgaaattaaatttttgggggactaaaatgtgaaataaatgcaatgtgtggacttgtatgagaaccatgaatattcggcccttgtgtggtatgggcaaattttgtataaattgtgttttatgcaatagggagtaaattgcaaaaagtgtaaatattaggggcaaaatagtgatttgccaaattatgtgtttttgggttaaattgaatgtgttaataaataaattatcttattttgaatatatttagattgagaaccaaagaaatcggagttagatcagggaaaagccaaattagtTGAATAATCGTCCGACTTTAATTTTccatcgtccgaggtaagtctattagctatttaattttattaaatcaacaGATGAGTATGTATATCAATGGTATgtgttttgaattaaatttaaaagtataaaaattggaattgaaagtatgaaattatgtatacatatatatgttagaTTCGAATGGCTATGAATATGCAAATATGCATACGAATGTCCATGTAATAAATTTAGGTATGAAcataaatgtataaattatattcggatatacatgtatatatatgtaaaaatttgttgtattgaatttaggtaTGAAATTACAAAGGTATGAGATATATTCAAACATTTGTATAAGTTGGAGTGAATAAGTATGTGTACTtatgaataataattatattgagtataagtatgaaattatattcaattatatatatacatatatatataggttaaattgaatatgtaTGAGTATTTAGGTATATGCTCTTGTTTGAAAATAAGTATAGAGTAATATATGGTTGTTAGATTcgaatatgcatatatgtacatgtataagatcttgtattgaaatggtatatgaaaCTATATAGGTATATAGGAATTCAAATGTTTAAGGTACCtagtatattataagttaaattttatgatattagaaGTGGAATCTATAGTATGAGGTTATATATACAGAAATATGTTTCAGTtgaatcattgaattatttaagCTAGATTTGATGATTAGGATTTATATCTATCCATGTGttttaaagatataagttatgaatattgagctgaattttatgtggattttatatacaaataagagatacaacttctgtgaattgagattcttttgttaaagctCAGTATCAATCGAATTTATTGCCAGTGAAATTATTCAGActatacgtctagcaggctaagtgccggtgaactgaatcggactatacgtctagcaggctaagtgccggtgaactgaatcaggctacaagcctagcaggctaagtgccggtgaactgaatcaggctacaagcctagcaggctaagtgccggtgaactgaatcaggctataGGCCTAGCACGCTAAGTGACAGTGAACGAAATTAGACTATAAGCCTATCAGGTGAAGTGCCagtgaatctgtttaaattaagtgattctaTGCATtgggtataaatatatatatgattttgattatatgaaatggataaatatatgaacattGTTTCAAGGTGTTTGATGAGTATATAATCGTTCGAATCCTTGTGATTAgtgagtatgtatatatatcggttgtcatgaaattgttggatgtatatatatgtatatatgtatgcattcggcataggtggatataaatgtatatatgtatgcattcggcataggtggatataagtgtatatatgtatgcattcggcATAGGTGGATATAAGTGTATATGTGCATTCGGCACTTATAGTTGataagtataaaaaattatgcttttggtatatgtatttgaacaattatatataaatggatCCGATGAAGTCACGAACAATAAGTACTCTAGAAATCAAGTATATACAGTTAATGATTATGTTAGTAACttgattatatgcatataatgtatatacatttgttcGTTTATgtgtattagttaaatatacattcttttatatttaaacaaaatgacttaatatagcaatgtttgattagtaattatatttgatatttgtgatttcaataaatttacttaaagaattatatgattcttttatatgtattttagatatgctatagacttactaagctataaaagcttactttgattgtttttgtccatttgtttttatagattttggagacgcgttacgagctcggggatcatcagcttagtctatcacactatcaacttcttttggtattttgttaaatatttgaactcgatcttatggcatgtataggtttaaGTACGATGTTGGTtagattttgattgtaaattataaatagctatgcgaaaatgatttaattttcatgtttgtgatcagtttggttttaaaaaaaaaggttgtgtttgttcggtaatgcctcgtaaccctaatttggcgacggatacgggttaggggtgttacatttaattggtatcagagctacggtttagtcgattcttggaCTAACGTAGTGTGTAtgagtttagctatacatgccatatttttttataccgagatagtgtgatgactgcTGACATctaaaaaatgtgttttcgtatagtaatggatcccgaACGAGCCGTAGccgatgatgttgagagtatagcgcCTACTCCCGTGCTAGGGACAGAACCGGTGGACTCTCGACCGACCTCGAGTAACTaggagggagaggctaaacaagcctttttccaaatgatgaatgactggtttactcaatatgtTCGAACTAATCCGGttgcacaacaacctccacccccgacTAATCCATCTTTGGTTCCTGTTATACCTCAAGTAAGTGATCCGATGAGATTACttaagcctcctgttgataaaattcgaAAACATGGGGTAAAGAGTTCGAGCtcttgatgatgatgatcttTGCGATTTGAATTACggcttgataatactattcgagtgtttgatgagttatcttgcacccctgatgagtgtttgaaatgtgccatatctttgcTACGGGACACTGTATATCACTagtggaatacactagtatcggtgGTTCCGAAAGAGCGAGTGACACAGGAATTCTTTCGGTGAGTTCAGTAAGAAATACATCACcagagattcattgatcagaaacgtaaggaatttcttgaattgaaacagggtcgtatgacagtgacagaatatgagcagaaatttgtgagactcagtagATATGCTTGAGAGTGTGTTTCGACTGAAGCTatcatgtgtaaaagatttgaagatgggctaaatgaagatattaaactgttaggtggtatacttgagataaaagagttcgtagtacttgttgaacgagcttgtaaagctgaggagctcgggaaagagaagaggaaaGCTGGCTATGAAGCTCGAGATTCTCGTAAAAGATCATTTAGTAAATCGTTCCAGTCGACCTCAAGGAAATACAGAGAGGATCATAGCCGATCTAAAGCTACTGCAGGGTTTCCTAAGTATGATCGAGATCGACCCCCTGTGAGTTCACGAGCTACTTCAGTTGCTAGCGTTGGTAGTGTTCGACAAAATAGATTAGAGTGAAAGCATTGTGGGAAATGGCATCCTGGAGATTGCAGATTACATGATCGGTCTTGCTTTTAGTGCAGTTCAAAGGATCATTTCATTCGAGAGTGTCCGATGGTAGCTGAGCAAAACACTGTGCAGAATACTAGACCGAGTAATGTGCCAGTACGAGGTAGACCGCCGAGGAATTTGGGTAATGTAAGTGGCAGTCAGAGAGGAACAAAGGACACGACAGTTCAATCTGAGGCTCGTGCACCTGCCAGAGCATATGCCATCTGTGCTCGAAAGGAGGCTTCttctccagatgttattactggtactttcactctttatgatacgAATGTTATTGcgttgattgatcctggttcgactcattcttatgtgtgtAAGACCTTAGTATTGATGAAGACTCTACTGCTGAGTCTCTcgagtttgtaattaaagtatcaaaccccctgGGCCTGTGTGTgttggttgacaaagtgtgtaagaattgtccgttgatgattcgagatttgtGTTGtatggctgatttgatgttgtttccaTTTGACGAGTtcgatataattctgggtatggactggttgacttTACACGATGCTGTGGTTAACTGCAAAAGGAAGACTATTGATTTAAGATGCCTGAATGAcgagattattcggattgaatctaatgatctgaatggtttatCGGCAGTGATATCCTCTATGTTGGCTCAGAAGTAcgtgagaaaaggttgtgaagttTATCTTGCAatgttcttgatagtaaagtgatagaaaagaagattgaatcagtaCCTGTTATATGTGAGTATCCAGATGTGTTTCCTGAAGAATTACCGAGTTTACCACCTATTCGagaagtagagtttggtattgagttagtaccgggGACAACTCCAATTTCGATAGCTCCGTACCGCATGGCACCAatcgaattaaaagaatttaaagcacagttgcaagagttgactgataaaggttttgcacgaccgagtttctcACCTTGGGGGGCAccagttttgtttgtgaaaaagaaaaatggaacgatgagaatgtgcattaATTATCGATAGCTCAATAAgatgactataaagaataagtatccgttaccacggattgatgatttgtttgatcagttgaaaggggctactgtgttctcgaagatagatttgagatcaggCTACTATCAATtacgagttaaagactctgatgtgccaaagactgcttttcgaacgaggtacggacattatgagtttcttgttatgcctTTTGGACTCACAAATGCGCCTgctgttttcatggatttgatgaatcggat
This sequence is a window from Gossypium raimondii isolate GPD5lz chromosome 5, ASM2569854v1, whole genome shotgun sequence. Protein-coding genes within it:
- the LOC105768326 gene encoding uncharacterized protein LOC105768326 yields the protein MEILRSSSIFIILLVFVPALIQTKADSVYCSNPRSRCYGKYIECPYECPSTSYGNYKAKVCHVNCDSPVCKSYCKHRKPDCNGPGSACYDPRFIGGDGIVFYFHGKSNEHFSLVSDTNLQINGRFIGHRPAGRTRDFTWIQALGILFNTHSFSLEAIKAATWNDEVDHLKFSYNREDLIVPEGALSSWYSPEKDVKVERVANKNSVIVTLKDSAEIMVNVVPVTKEDDKIHNYKVPSDDCFAHLEVQFRFFALSPKVDGVLGRTYQLDFQNPAKPGVAMPVVGGEDKYRTTELLSANCLTCLYSPENSSNQEMTSVTEYLTLDCTRGASAGYGIVCKK